One window of the Halobacillus litoralis genome contains the following:
- a CDS encoding DUF819 domain-containing protein has translation MIENGFLYLGVIIGLSGLVAVLESSKSKFFKVVPGIVLIYFGGAILKTTGIIGSTETIDSTYGNVRDVLLPMLIFLMLLNCDLRKLVKLGPKMLIGYFAAAFSIMAGFVITFLLFQGFYAPNTSEAFGALAGSWTGGSANMVIIQGILEVPENIFGYALIMDTINYSTWVMLMFWLVPFAAVFNKWAKSNTEHLDEVTQELMEEDEEKEGKTISFVHMLGLLALAIFVSAVAAEIGGLLPSFGTVVNATTWTILIVSILGVVLAMTKLAKVPGSMDMANVFLYIVIALIASRADFSQLGQAPVYIISGFVILAVHAIIMMIVAKVFKLDLFTLGVSSLANIGGMASAPLLAGAFHRSLIPIGVLMALGGSFLGTYGGLAVAEILSNL, from the coding sequence ATGATCGAAAATGGATTTTTGTATTTGGGAGTGATTATCGGCCTGTCCGGTCTTGTCGCTGTCCTGGAGTCATCGAAAAGTAAGTTTTTCAAGGTTGTTCCAGGTATCGTCCTCATTTATTTTGGCGGGGCCATCCTGAAGACGACGGGCATCATCGGATCGACGGAAACGATCGACAGCACATATGGAAATGTCCGCGATGTGCTTTTGCCGATGCTCATCTTTCTCATGCTTCTCAATTGTGACTTAAGGAAGCTGGTCAAGCTCGGGCCGAAAATGCTGATCGGCTATTTTGCAGCTGCTTTCAGTATCATGGCTGGTTTCGTCATCACTTTCCTATTATTTCAAGGTTTCTATGCACCGAATACCTCAGAAGCTTTCGGTGCTCTGGCAGGAAGCTGGACAGGCGGTTCTGCCAACATGGTGATCATCCAGGGAATCCTCGAAGTGCCGGAAAATATCTTCGGTTATGCATTGATTATGGACACGATCAACTACTCGACATGGGTGATGCTCATGTTTTGGCTGGTGCCTTTCGCTGCCGTTTTCAACAAATGGGCGAAATCCAACACCGAGCATCTGGATGAAGTGACGCAAGAGCTGATGGAAGAAGATGAAGAAAAAGAAGGAAAAACGATCTCTTTTGTTCACATGCTTGGACTTCTTGCATTGGCGATCTTCGTCTCCGCTGTTGCTGCAGAGATCGGTGGTCTACTGCCGTCCTTCGGTACCGTAGTGAACGCGACGACATGGACGATTCTGATCGTTTCCATCCTTGGTGTAGTGCTCGCTATGACTAAACTGGCCAAAGTTCCGGGATCGATGGATATGGCGAACGTCTTTCTTTATATCGTCATTGCCCTCATCGCTTCGAGAGCGGACTTTTCCCAGTTGGGACAAGCTCCGGTTTACATCATCTCCGGGTTTGTCATCCTTGCTGTCCATGCGATCATCATGATGATTGTCGCGAAGGTGTTCAAGCTGGATCTTTTCACGCTTGGTGTTTCCAGCCTGGCCAATATCGGCGGCATGGCCTCCGCGCCACTCTTAGCCGGCGCCTTTCACAGATCGTTGATTCCGATCGGGGTACTGATGGCGCTCGGAGGTTCGTTCCTCGGGACGTATGGTGGTCTCGCGGTTGCTGAAATTCTGTCTAATTTGTAA
- a CDS encoding dipeptide epimerase, which translates to MKITDIVCEKRTVSLKRPFKTAVRTVETIEVMDVRLQTEDGNEGLGSATATLQVTGDSLDGMIAAVEGPIKDALLYEDMNKRNDLLLKLEKSCINNSNAKAAVDIAIHDAFGKQCNLPVYRLLGGERDVLETDMTVSINDPATMQDEAVARVEEGFDVLKLKVGHEEKEDFQRLLKVKEAVGDNVRLRLDANQGWNGKQAVHFINRLEKEDINVEFIEQPVPAHDLKALKYVRDHVHLPIMADESVFSPSEVLRLVEMECVDYVNIKLMKAGGLRRAGQIADICESAGIPCMIGSMMESTVSGTAAVHLAMAHPNIKIYDLDAPLWMKDEGLKGGMSYEGREVTVTDLPGLGFY; encoded by the coding sequence ATGAAAATTACCGATATCGTTTGTGAGAAGAGAACCGTCTCCCTCAAAAGACCTTTCAAAACCGCTGTCCGCACGGTGGAAACGATCGAAGTCATGGATGTCCGTTTGCAAACAGAAGATGGCAATGAAGGGTTAGGGTCTGCAACAGCGACGCTTCAGGTCACTGGAGATTCCCTTGATGGGATGATAGCGGCTGTCGAGGGACCGATAAAAGATGCTCTTCTATACGAGGACATGAATAAACGGAACGATCTTCTTTTGAAATTGGAAAAAAGCTGCATCAATAATTCAAATGCCAAAGCGGCTGTTGATATAGCGATCCATGATGCTTTTGGCAAACAATGCAACCTCCCTGTCTATCGATTGCTCGGCGGGGAGAGAGACGTTTTGGAAACAGATATGACCGTCAGCATCAATGATCCAGCCACTATGCAGGATGAAGCAGTGGCAAGAGTGGAAGAAGGGTTCGATGTACTTAAATTGAAGGTCGGTCATGAGGAAAAGGAGGACTTCCAGCGTCTTCTGAAAGTGAAAGAAGCGGTGGGAGACAACGTCCGTCTGCGCCTTGATGCCAATCAAGGGTGGAACGGGAAACAGGCGGTCCATTTTATTAATCGACTTGAAAAAGAGGACATCAATGTTGAATTCATCGAACAGCCCGTGCCCGCCCATGATCTGAAAGCACTGAAATATGTGCGGGACCATGTCCATCTGCCGATTATGGCGGATGAGAGCGTTTTTTCTCCAAGTGAAGTCCTTCGGTTGGTTGAGATGGAATGCGTCGATTACGTGAACATCAAACTGATGAAAGCGGGAGGACTGAGAAGAGCCGGGCAGATCGCTGATATCTGTGAAAGTGCAGGCATCCCCTGCATGATCGGAAGTATGATGGAATCGACCGTTTCCGGTACAGCAGCCGTCCACCTGGCTATGGCTCATCCGAATATTAAAATCTATGACCTTGATGCGCCGTTATGGATGAAAGATGAAGGATTGAAAGGGGGGATGAGTTACGAAGGAAGGGAAGTGACGGTAACTGATTTGCCTGGACTTGGTTTCTATTAA
- a CDS encoding DUF3870 domain-containing protein: protein MYSEHTCYVVGESKSPGNNAITKKYESFFAGFVVDTTNHEIVDVECTAMMDITVYFVHSLFIGKKMTDEESIEQAIRERYFGSSQKALIAAFKQAQLKYCDIMNIG from the coding sequence ATGTATTCAGAGCACACATGTTATGTGGTGGGTGAGTCCAAATCACCCGGGAACAATGCCATTACGAAAAAATATGAATCTTTTTTTGCGGGATTCGTCGTCGATACGACAAACCATGAGATTGTTGATGTCGAATGTACCGCAATGATGGATATTACGGTCTATTTTGTACATAGTCTGTTCATCGGAAAGAAGATGACGGACGAGGAATCGATCGAGCAGGCGATACGGGAGCGCTATTTCGGATCATCTCAAAAAGCACTGATTGCCGCTTTCAAACAGGCACAGTTGAAGTACTGTGACATAATGAATATAGGATAA
- a CDS encoding TRAP transporter permease, with protein sequence MSKQESGTAEKYDRESTTRVNIAKPVALTISILAIALSLFHLYTSYAGSLVDIKQRSIHLYTLMTLGFLMYPFIRKKGSKGVPLYDYITAGLSLFVAIYMLATAERIIQSGGQINDMDFYVGILIILLLFDITRRVTGWGLALLGLGFLIYGFYVKLSVYPELTMPVLTNVSKQIIAQLVFITEGVLGTAIGVSASYIILFILFGAFLGRSGMGKLFNDLALAVAGHTKGGPAKVAVIASGFLGSINGSAIANVVTTGTFTIPLMKKIGYKKNFAGAVESAASVGGQILPPIMGAAAFIMAENLNMAYTKIIMAGIIPALLFYVGILLQVHFRAAKRGLKGLPKSELPSLKEVIAERGHLIVPMLTLLYLLFSGKTPFYAAFWSIIATIVIAGSKRMLPVIVAISLFLIFQPQLSALITGRSMPNVRSDWWELLLILVIPLAINIGRKLMNITGDEVGITDCLRALEDGAKTTVPVAIACGAVGIVVGIASLTGVALEIANSIVSIGSAVDSPLIQLLITLVLTMITSIILGMGLPSIPTYIITSTMAAPILLQLPLYRELAGSTETATFVAHMFVFYFGIFANITPPVALAAFAGAGVAGGDPNKTGFQAMKLAIAGFIVPFMFVFSHEMLMIDATVMNILLITVTSLIGVFLLSIMTEGYLRTSIPGWLRMLAGAGALLLIYPGLVTDLIGLSVFVLILVTNLKKTDEIQQHRSAL encoded by the coding sequence ATGAGTAAGCAGGAAAGCGGGACAGCTGAAAAGTACGACCGTGAAAGTACGACAAGGGTGAATATTGCTAAACCGGTCGCCTTGACGATATCGATCTTAGCCATTGCGTTATCATTGTTTCATTTATACACCTCATATGCAGGTTCACTGGTGGATATCAAACAACGAAGTATTCACCTCTATACATTGATGACGCTTGGTTTTCTTATGTATCCCTTTATAAGGAAAAAAGGGAGTAAGGGTGTTCCTTTGTATGATTACATCACGGCAGGTTTGTCCTTATTTGTAGCCATCTATATGCTGGCGACGGCTGAACGGATCATTCAATCCGGCGGGCAAATCAACGATATGGATTTTTATGTCGGGATCCTTATCATCCTTTTATTGTTTGATATTACCCGGAGAGTGACGGGCTGGGGCCTTGCTCTGCTTGGACTTGGATTTCTGATTTATGGATTCTACGTGAAATTATCCGTCTACCCGGAATTGACGATGCCTGTGCTGACCAATGTATCCAAACAGATCATCGCTCAATTGGTGTTCATCACAGAAGGGGTGCTCGGTACCGCGATTGGCGTATCAGCCAGTTATATCATTTTGTTCATTTTATTCGGGGCTTTTCTGGGAAGGTCTGGGATGGGGAAACTATTCAATGATTTGGCCCTAGCAGTAGCAGGCCATACCAAGGGTGGACCTGCCAAAGTGGCCGTCATCGCCAGTGGTTTCCTCGGGTCGATCAATGGCTCTGCCATCGCGAACGTCGTCACGACAGGAACCTTCACCATTCCGTTGATGAAAAAAATCGGCTACAAGAAAAACTTCGCCGGAGCCGTCGAATCTGCTGCCAGCGTAGGCGGCCAAATCCTCCCGCCGATCATGGGGGCAGCAGCTTTTATCATGGCGGAAAACCTCAATATGGCCTATACGAAAATCATTATGGCTGGAATCATACCGGCGCTCTTATTTTATGTCGGGATCTTATTGCAAGTTCATTTTCGGGCAGCTAAGCGTGGATTGAAAGGTTTGCCGAAAAGTGAGCTCCCTTCCTTGAAGGAAGTTATAGCTGAACGCGGACATTTGATTGTGCCGATGCTGACATTACTTTATTTGCTTTTCTCTGGGAAAACTCCCTTCTATGCCGCATTTTGGTCGATTATCGCAACCATCGTCATTGCAGGTTCAAAGAGAATGTTGCCTGTCATCGTAGCCATTTCTCTATTTTTGATTTTCCAACCGCAATTATCTGCTTTGATTACAGGAAGAAGCATGCCGAATGTCCGTAGTGATTGGTGGGAGCTGCTCCTTATCCTGGTAATCCCATTAGCTATTAATATAGGAAGAAAGCTGATGAATATTACCGGCGATGAAGTAGGAATTACCGACTGTCTGCGGGCTCTTGAGGACGGGGCGAAAACAACCGTCCCTGTAGCGATCGCGTGTGGTGCTGTTGGGATTGTCGTAGGAATCGCTTCCCTAACAGGGGTAGCACTGGAAATCGCGAACAGCATTGTCAGTATCGGCAGTGCCGTCGACAGTCCGCTTATCCAGTTGCTCATCACACTCGTACTTACGATGATCACTTCGATCATATTAGGGATGGGCTTACCGAGTATCCCGACCTATATCATCACAAGTACGATGGCAGCACCGATCTTGTTGCAGCTTCCTTTATACAGGGAATTGGCAGGTTCGACGGAGACAGCTACCTTTGTTGCACACATGTTCGTCTTCTACTTCGGGATTTTTGCCAATATCACGCCACCTGTCGCTCTCGCTGCCTTTGCAGGTGCTGGAGTCGCTGGCGGCGATCCGAACAAAACAGGGTTCCAGGCAATGAAGCTTGCCATCGCAGGTTTCATCGTTCCTTTCATGTTTGTATTTTCCCATGAAATGCTCATGATTGATGCGACCGTTATGAATATCCTCCTGATTACGGTTACGTCCCTGATCGGTGTTTTCCTATTATCGATCATGACAGAGGGGTATCTCAGAACGAGTATACCGGGCTGGTTACGAATGCTAGCAGGGGCAGGCGCTTTACTGCTCATTTATCCAGGCCTTGTGACAGACCTTATCGGGTTATCCGTCTTTGTGCTGATCTTAGTAACCAATTTGAAAAAAACGGATGAAATTCAGCAGCACCGTTCTGCACTTTAA
- a CDS encoding response regulator produces the protein MSKQQQVIEVLLIEDDPMVQEVNRQFIERVSPFKVIDIASDGKEGVRLAEKLSPHLIILDIYMPGLDGMETLKEIRNYAFDVDVIVITAANDKEVIRSMFQNGVVDYIIKPFKFERLQQSLLNYKTFHSQVSGEGALQQAQVDGLIGSYVQEGIKELPKGLNQQTLEQVKQFLQQSVRALSAEQVADGIGMARVTARRYLEYLQKIGEVEIEIQYGEVGRPVNRYQMKV, from the coding sequence ATGAGCAAACAACAACAGGTTATTGAAGTATTGTTGATTGAAGATGACCCGATGGTCCAGGAAGTGAATAGGCAATTCATCGAGAGAGTCTCTCCATTCAAAGTGATTGATATAGCTTCTGATGGAAAAGAAGGCGTGCGTCTCGCTGAAAAGTTATCTCCACATCTGATTATCCTTGATATCTACATGCCGGGTTTGGACGGAATGGAGACATTAAAAGAGATCCGGAATTATGCCTTTGATGTCGACGTCATTGTAATCACTGCTGCCAATGATAAAGAAGTGATCCGTTCAATGTTCCAGAATGGGGTGGTTGATTATATCATCAAGCCGTTCAAATTCGAAAGGCTTCAGCAATCGCTGCTCAATTACAAAACCTTTCATTCCCAAGTAAGCGGCGAAGGGGCCCTGCAGCAAGCACAGGTGGATGGATTGATTGGCAGTTATGTCCAGGAAGGAATAAAGGAGTTACCTAAAGGGCTGAATCAGCAAACGCTGGAACAGGTTAAACAATTCCTTCAACAAAGTGTCCGTGCCTTATCTGCAGAGCAAGTGGCGGATGGGATCGGAATGGCTCGAGTGACAGCACGCCGCTATTTAGAATATCTTCAAAAAATAGGCGAAGTAGAGATTGAAATCCAGTACGGGGAAGTTGGCCGTCCTGTGAATCGTTATCAAATGAAAGTGTGA
- a CDS encoding DUF1850 domain-containing protein translates to MKWKHMILFAAVMGTVIALLMIVKVPALTITSQGTVQKFHLYEEEAEFKVRWKHSVEKEEWEEMFVLQDGMIELTGTRFKTFGAGVPSDTGDRTYIKDGWVYMTGIDQTIGKNLSLRTGESTDHRFIYGKDANFNLDKNKAYQINVGQHSLLNTVRYYILVKLKR, encoded by the coding sequence ATGAAATGGAAGCATATGATATTGTTCGCAGCTGTCATGGGGACGGTTATCGCTTTACTTATGATTGTTAAAGTTCCAGCGCTGACCATTACATCACAAGGTACGGTGCAAAAATTTCACCTTTATGAAGAAGAAGCGGAATTCAAAGTAAGGTGGAAGCATTCAGTTGAGAAGGAAGAATGGGAAGAAATGTTCGTTTTGCAGGACGGAATGATTGAACTGACAGGTACCCGTTTTAAAACGTTCGGGGCAGGGGTGCCGAGTGATACCGGGGATCGCACCTATATCAAGGATGGCTGGGTTTACATGACTGGCATCGACCAGACGATAGGGAAAAATCTCTCACTAAGGACAGGCGAATCCACTGATCACCGTTTCATCTATGGAAAGGATGCCAACTTTAATCTTGATAAAAACAAAGCTTATCAAATCAATGTCGGTCAACATTCTTTACTGAACACAGTCAGGTACTACATTTTAGTGAAATTAAAGAGGTGA
- a CDS encoding TAXI family TRAP transporter solute-binding subunit, translating to MLKRLLFVLALALTTILAACGGDGGSEEASGSGDSGSESIVFGTGGTSGTYYPIGGALKPVFEESDSIDNVTVESTGASVANIQNIKDSLNQMAIIMSDVGYDAIEGNGQFEGNAVEVQAMAGMYQNVVQIVALKDSGITSIEDLKGKKVGVGKVGSGVEQSAKKVLEAVGLTYDDLSKVTHTGYADSVQEMKNGNLDAAFFTSGVPNSNITDLLQQTDINFVEIKGDTANALMEKYPFYKANTIEAGDEARYNLEEPVETVGIQNMIIVSPDLSEDVVYDMTKRYYEYLGTEGVSVGALKQLGRDEIAKGLIAPLHPGAKKFYEEQGILE from the coding sequence ATGTTAAAACGATTATTATTTGTATTAGCCCTGGCGCTTACAACGATTTTAGCTGCTTGTGGAGGTGATGGCGGTTCTGAAGAAGCTTCAGGTTCAGGGGACTCTGGATCAGAATCGATTGTTTTCGGAACAGGGGGGACATCAGGGACTTACTATCCTATCGGTGGTGCGTTGAAGCCGGTATTTGAAGAAAGTGACAGCATCGATAATGTCACGGTCGAGTCGACGGGAGCCTCTGTTGCGAATATCCAGAATATCAAGGACAGTCTGAACCAGATGGCGATCATCATGAGTGATGTCGGCTATGATGCGATTGAGGGCAACGGTCAGTTCGAAGGGAACGCTGTCGAGGTGCAAGCGATGGCGGGAATGTATCAGAACGTTGTCCAAATTGTCGCACTTAAAGATAGTGGGATAACTTCCATCGAGGATTTAAAAGGGAAGAAAGTAGGAGTCGGAAAAGTAGGTTCAGGTGTAGAACAAAGTGCTAAAAAGGTCCTTGAAGCGGTAGGCCTTACTTATGATGATCTATCAAAAGTGACCCACACCGGTTATGCGGACAGTGTCCAGGAAATGAAGAATGGCAACCTTGATGCTGCTTTCTTTACGTCTGGCGTACCGAACAGTAATATCACCGACCTGCTGCAGCAAACGGATATCAATTTTGTTGAAATCAAAGGAGATACGGCAAATGCTTTGATGGAAAAGTATCCTTTCTATAAAGCGAATACGATCGAGGCTGGCGATGAAGCAAGGTATAACTTGGAAGAACCAGTCGAAACCGTCGGAATCCAGAATATGATCATCGTGTCCCCTGACTTGAGTGAAGATGTCGTCTATGACATGACAAAACGCTACTATGAGTACCTTGGAACTGAAGGAGTGTCTGTCGGAGCATTGAAACAATTGGGCCGGGATGAGATTGCCAAAGGCTTGATTGCACCACTCCACCCTGGGGCCAAGAAATTCTATGAAGAACAAGGCATTCTGGAGTAA
- a CDS encoding fumarylacetoacetate hydrolase family protein, whose protein sequence is MRFTAIKHNGKEQAAVLDKASKSIPLPSINGHFNKFWPNDLFELLQPQNFKPFQTWWQEQPAEETDKIERVASPEYGPLYRHPSKIWGIGLNYVDHASDLDEKAPQGEPASFMKPDTTIIGHGDRICLPHQSERTTGEAELGIVIGEECKDVSVEDAKQVIAGYTTIIDMTAEDILKRNPRYLTRSKSFDTFFSFGPQLVTPDEIGDLDQLEVATILNGEVHRSNKVANMTFPPYDLVSFHSQVMTLKPGDIISTGTPGAIVLRDGDIIECQIAGFPALKNPVNDLKKQ, encoded by the coding sequence ATGCGATTCACAGCGATTAAACACAATGGAAAAGAACAAGCAGCTGTCCTGGATAAGGCGTCAAAATCCATCCCGCTGCCTTCGATTAATGGACACTTTAACAAATTCTGGCCAAATGATTTATTTGAATTGCTCCAACCGCAAAATTTCAAACCCTTCCAGACTTGGTGGCAGGAACAACCAGCTGAGGAGACCGACAAGATCGAACGGGTCGCATCTCCGGAATACGGCCCTCTTTACCGCCATCCCAGTAAAATATGGGGGATTGGATTGAACTATGTCGATCATGCATCTGATTTAGATGAAAAAGCCCCACAGGGGGAACCGGCGAGTTTTATGAAACCGGACACGACCATCATCGGTCATGGAGATCGGATCTGTCTGCCCCATCAATCGGAACGAACGACGGGTGAAGCTGAACTCGGAATCGTCATCGGTGAGGAATGTAAGGACGTTTCCGTAGAAGATGCGAAGCAGGTGATCGCAGGATATACGACAATCATTGATATGACGGCAGAAGATATTCTGAAGCGTAATCCACGGTACTTGACTCGTTCTAAAAGTTTTGACACCTTTTTCAGCTTTGGTCCACAACTCGTGACACCGGATGAGATCGGGGATTTAGATCAACTGGAGGTAGCAACGATCCTCAACGGAGAGGTGCACCGGTCGAACAAAGTAGCAAACATGACCTTTCCACCATATGACTTGGTCTCTTTCCACTCCCAAGTGATGACATTGAAACCGGGGGATATTATTTCTACAGGAACACCAGGGGCCATCGTACTGCGAGATGGGGACATCATAGAATGTCAGATTGCTGGTTTTCCAGCTTTGAAAAACCCGGTCAACGATTTAAAAAAACAATAG
- a CDS encoding ATP-binding protein yields the protein MSLKRMPIRWKITILSFGIVLFAILIGGIIIIGNTIETKEESLGERALVTGRTVANLSALKEGLTESEGWKRINPMVERIRTINSADYIVVLNMNRIRYSHPVDEKLGTLSSGKDEGPAFAEHSYTSKAKGESGIAVRGFVPVMNNEHEQIGVVIVGNLLPSVQEILLKMKNEILFVLFLTSLFGIAGSWLLARHLKEQTYRLEPHEIVQLLVERTATFQAMNEGVVAIDKQGKITIMNEKAKTILGLHGDYTHQWIKNVIPDIKLAEVLSSGEVAFNEEIRLGSTLIMSNRIPIRVDNDTIGAVAIFQDRTEVTKLAEELTGVKAFVDALRVQNHEHMNKLHTIAGLIQLDQKEEALNFVFETSEKQEKLSKFLVNNIKDYSLSGLLLSKVSRGKELGIEVAIDEQSSLNEYPPLLDEHDFVLILGNLIENAFHSFDDVERDQRWIDISITQNSQICTLAVEDNGEGIPEDEHTKVFDKGFSTKGSKGSGIGLYLVNNIVEKGLGEIEVISKQGEGTSIVIHIPMAYEEGVYEQTTTGY from the coding sequence ATGTCACTGAAACGGATGCCCATCCGCTGGAAAATTACAATTCTATCATTCGGAATTGTTCTTTTTGCTATTCTGATCGGTGGCATCATCATTATTGGAAATACAATAGAAACGAAGGAAGAGTCACTCGGAGAGCGTGCCCTTGTGACAGGAAGAACGGTAGCAAATCTTTCTGCATTGAAAGAGGGGCTGACAGAATCAGAGGGGTGGAAACGAATCAATCCGATGGTGGAGAGGATCAGGACGATCAACAGTGCAGACTATATCGTCGTCCTGAATATGAACCGCATCCGATATTCCCACCCTGTGGATGAAAAGCTTGGTACCTTATCTTCAGGAAAAGATGAAGGACCTGCTTTTGCTGAGCATAGCTATACCTCAAAAGCGAAGGGAGAATCTGGGATAGCTGTAAGAGGATTTGTACCTGTGATGAATAACGAGCATGAGCAAATCGGTGTCGTCATTGTCGGCAATCTCCTGCCATCTGTACAAGAGATCCTTTTAAAGATGAAAAATGAAATCCTCTTTGTTCTCTTCTTGACTTCCTTGTTCGGGATTGCAGGATCATGGCTTCTTGCAAGGCACTTGAAAGAGCAAACCTATCGTTTAGAACCTCATGAAATCGTTCAGCTGCTAGTCGAACGGACGGCGACTTTTCAAGCGATGAACGAAGGCGTCGTGGCAATTGATAAGCAAGGGAAGATTACCATCATGAACGAGAAAGCGAAGACGATTCTTGGTCTTCACGGAGATTACACTCATCAATGGATCAAAAACGTCATTCCAGACATTAAATTAGCGGAGGTCCTTTCTTCAGGAGAAGTTGCCTTCAATGAAGAAATCCGTCTGGGGAGCACGTTGATCATGAGTAATCGAATTCCCATCCGTGTCGACAATGACACGATCGGAGCGGTGGCCATTTTTCAGGATCGTACTGAAGTGACCAAACTCGCTGAAGAATTGACAGGGGTAAAAGCGTTTGTGGATGCATTAAGAGTCCAGAACCATGAGCATATGAATAAACTACATACCATCGCAGGCTTGATTCAACTGGATCAAAAGGAAGAGGCCTTGAACTTTGTCTTTGAAACTTCAGAGAAACAGGAAAAATTATCGAAATTTTTGGTGAACAATATTAAAGATTACAGTTTATCCGGCTTGCTCTTGAGCAAAGTGAGCCGCGGCAAGGAGCTGGGGATTGAAGTAGCGATTGATGAACAGAGCAGCTTGAATGAATACCCGCCTTTATTGGATGAACATGACTTCGTTCTTATCCTGGGCAACTTGATCGAGAATGCTTTCCACTCTTTTGACGATGTCGAACGAGACCAAAGGTGGATCGATATTTCGATTACCCAGAACAGTCAGATCTGCACGCTCGCTGTCGAGGATAATGGGGAAGGGATTCCTGAAGATGAACACACAAAGGTCTTTGACAAAGGTTTCTCGACTAAAGGAAGCAAGGGCTCAGGAATAGGCTTGTATCTAGTGAACAATATCGTAGAGAAAGGTTTAGGAGAGATAGAAGTCATCTCCAAACAAGGGGAAGGGACAAGCATCGTCATCCATATCCCTATGGCATATGAGGAGGGCGTATATGAGCAAACAACAACAGGTTATTGA
- a CDS encoding SDR family oxidoreductase, whose product MDLQLKGKSVVVLASSKGLGKAISTEFAKEGAHVLISSRSSEELQTTAAEIKEVSGNQQIDYQVCDVTKKDDIEQLIQKAIDWNGTVDVLINNAGGPPAGTFDQFSDEDWQKAFELNLLSFTRTIREVLPSMKEQQQGKIVNIASSSIKQTLDNLILSNTFRAGIVGLAKSLSQELAGDNILINTVGPGRIATGRVAALDQKRADKLGTSVEELKKKTEQSIPMGRYGEPEEFAKSVVFLASGANTYLTGQSLVVDGGLVKAL is encoded by the coding sequence ATGGATCTACAGTTAAAAGGTAAATCAGTGGTAGTCTTAGCTTCCAGTAAAGGATTAGGAAAAGCAATCAGTACGGAATTCGCTAAAGAAGGAGCTCACGTATTGATATCCAGCCGCAGCTCGGAAGAATTACAAACAACAGCAGCGGAGATCAAAGAAGTGAGCGGCAATCAACAAATTGACTATCAAGTATGCGATGTCACAAAGAAAGACGACATTGAACAGCTGATTCAAAAAGCCATCGATTGGAATGGAACGGTCGATGTATTGATCAACAATGCCGGCGGACCACCTGCAGGTACGTTCGATCAATTTTCAGATGAAGACTGGCAGAAAGCTTTCGAGTTGAACCTTCTCAGCTTCACCCGCACCATCCGCGAGGTGCTGCCATCGATGAAGGAGCAGCAACAGGGAAAAATCGTAAATATCGCTTCTTCCTCCATCAAACAAACATTGGATAATTTGATCCTCTCCAATACTTTCCGGGCAGGAATCGTAGGGCTCGCCAAAAGTCTATCTCAAGAATTAGCTGGAGATAATATCCTGATCAATACAGTAGGGCCTGGAAGGATCGCGACTGGCCGCGTAGCTGCTCTCGATCAAAAACGAGCGGACAAACTGGGGACTTCTGTGGAAGAGTTGAAGAAGAAAACAGAACAGTCGATCCCGATGGGGCGTTACGGAGAACCTGAAGAGTTCGCTAAATCCGTCGTTTTTCTTGCTTCTGGTGCCAATACTTACTTGACGGGTCAGTCGCTGGTGGTTGATGGTGGGTTAGTGAAGGCGTTGTAG